A part of Corynebacterium mustelae genomic DNA contains:
- a CDS encoding peptide ABC transporter substrate-binding protein has product MRNYIQTLAALTIITTSASLLTACSAIEPDINPCVVQVNGEEPEVRVTPGMTRDAAGFRILKMISSGLVHLDSDNNVVMDLAKSIEKTSPTTYLVELQPGLKFSDGSRITARSFVDSWNFIVATDELNTEFFQPIAGFSEKTPSMRGLTVTSDTTFKIELSKPTPDFLVQLSHPVFSAQPESALKEDQVFNLMPTSSGPYVVETWVRNQALKLRVNPEYKGPRKAVNDGVTMNFFIGRKLPFEELQRGSLDVFDNVNGSDIEKARKDFGFYAKPGAAVLELSIHSETPHFQGIEGKLRRQAISLSIDREKIAKDTLKGTFEPAYSFVPPGIPGVDASIGVEGYDPERARELWAQADLINPFDFEVPVHYNWDSGDNRAWGPEVARQLKNNLGINAFPEPGSDHARFRYDYHDVRFNGVYRTGWRADFPSIRNYLENNYASDGVSNDAKYSNAEVDDLLKQADAAQSEDEAMALYNKAHELIVADLPAIPFLFPVVNAAWTTRVSDVGFGFDTLPEYHRITIDDNQCNKS; this is encoded by the coding sequence ATGCGTAACTATATACAAACTTTGGCGGCTTTAACCATCATCACGACAAGCGCATCATTACTAACTGCCTGCTCCGCGATTGAACCGGACATCAATCCTTGTGTCGTTCAAGTAAACGGCGAAGAACCTGAAGTGCGGGTGACACCAGGAATGACCCGCGACGCGGCGGGCTTCCGCATTTTGAAGATGATTTCATCCGGTCTAGTGCATTTAGACTCCGACAATAACGTTGTCATGGACTTGGCCAAATCGATCGAAAAAACATCACCAACAACGTACCTTGTCGAATTACAGCCAGGTTTAAAATTTTCTGATGGCTCCCGCATCACCGCCCGAAGTTTCGTGGATTCGTGGAATTTTATTGTCGCGACGGACGAACTCAACACGGAATTTTTCCAGCCAATCGCAGGTTTTTCTGAAAAAACGCCATCTATGCGGGGGCTAACGGTAACCAGCGACACAACTTTCAAAATTGAGCTGTCTAAGCCTACCCCGGACTTTTTAGTGCAATTGAGTCATCCGGTGTTTTCTGCTCAACCTGAATCCGCGTTGAAAGAAGACCAGGTTTTTAATCTGATGCCGACAAGTAGCGGCCCCTATGTGGTAGAAACATGGGTTCGTAACCAGGCGCTGAAGCTACGCGTGAATCCGGAATACAAAGGCCCCCGTAAAGCTGTAAATGACGGGGTGACGATGAATTTCTTCATAGGCCGGAAGTTGCCCTTCGAAGAATTGCAGCGTGGTTCTCTTGACGTTTTCGACAACGTCAATGGGTCTGATATTGAAAAAGCGCGAAAAGATTTTGGCTTCTACGCCAAGCCAGGTGCTGCCGTTTTAGAATTGAGCATTCACTCGGAGACGCCGCATTTTCAAGGAATCGAAGGCAAACTGCGTCGTCAAGCGATTTCCTTGAGTATTGATCGAGAAAAAATTGCGAAAGATACATTGAAAGGTACTTTCGAGCCTGCATATTCATTTGTACCGCCAGGAATCCCTGGGGTTGATGCGTCGATCGGGGTGGAAGGCTACGATCCGGAGCGGGCCCGGGAACTGTGGGCTCAGGCAGATTTGATTAATCCCTTCGATTTCGAGGTGCCAGTGCATTACAACTGGGATTCTGGCGATAATCGCGCGTGGGGACCGGAAGTTGCGCGACAGTTGAAAAATAATTTGGGTATTAATGCTTTCCCCGAACCCGGCTCGGATCATGCGCGATTCCGCTATGACTATCATGACGTACGGTTTAACGGTGTTTATCGCACAGGTTGGCGCGCTGATTTCCCGTCAATTCGAAACTATTTGGAAAATAACTATGCTTCTGATGGGGTGTCAAATGATGCCAAGTACTCGAATGCAGAAGTCGATGACCTGTTAAAACAAGCCGACGCAGCGCAGTCTGAAGATGAAGCAATGGCGTTGTATAACAAGGCGCATGAGTTAATAGTTGCGGACCTTCCGGCTATACCATTCCTGTTCCCAGTGGTGAATGCAGCGTGGACGACACGAGTTAGTGACGTTGGTTTTGGGTTTGATACGTTGCCGGAATACCACCGCATTACAATTGATGATAATCAATGTAACAAATCGTAG
- a CDS encoding Ig-like domain-containing protein yields the protein MFQRASLEKAIVVLLSAIAVIFAGFTVPRATAQDNFANITIDKVTVEKSQQHGTEVPELRRWEFGKFNIEWSAPTGVKEGQKFTVRYPDGFHVYLAENFPLVDKDKVRGGTCVVDPDQGQITCTFDKTFVDRENVKGTLTTEVQARKEKNTDEVEATLNAGIKIKIDLPGTRGIIEPNLRMRREFYKQGWYEDDFTKARWTINFPGTIAPDATIDFQDTLGGEIQHTFFDPTVKGARESLRVLEYKCQPDSNDQFCVIQEEDTPNAQIKDITDRVRNARIDADRSLKFEIEKPEGGWKADHYYRVIYYSQTATGKPAPIGSDDTNITTNNVESRIFAKKSDQHIYRTQRSSGTISGVIVHKGSFQLTKKAAPGLSVPAGTMFEVKATYSNPGRKINESEVVKVAVDGTVSGSKELPAGTIVTLEEINLDKIPGVSFAEPVFASASPADNVEILDNGKKARFAIKGETNVAISLLNSPAVTETPSTSPSTTPSTTPPVPPTVPPTPTTTPTTPESTTPTTPESTTPTTPESTTPTTPPTQPPAAEGSSNRNLWWIALVVPILAGMVYVIYNVIKRVIPGAPVPPQGQEPVAPAQPNPKAIPKK from the coding sequence ATGTTCCAACGGGCATCCTTAGAAAAAGCGATAGTGGTACTGCTGTCCGCGATCGCTGTTATTTTTGCGGGTTTCACGGTTCCCCGTGCTACCGCACAGGATAATTTCGCGAATATCACCATCGACAAGGTGACCGTGGAGAAGTCGCAGCAGCACGGGACTGAGGTGCCCGAATTGCGTCGGTGGGAGTTTGGCAAGTTCAATATTGAATGGAGCGCCCCAACTGGGGTTAAAGAAGGCCAAAAATTCACCGTCCGCTATCCTGATGGATTCCACGTGTACTTGGCCGAAAACTTCCCGTTAGTTGATAAAGACAAAGTCCGCGGCGGCACCTGTGTGGTCGATCCGGATCAGGGACAGATTACTTGTACCTTTGACAAGACCTTCGTTGATCGGGAAAACGTCAAGGGAACTCTTACGACAGAAGTGCAAGCACGGAAGGAAAAGAATACCGATGAGGTAGAGGCAACTTTGAATGCTGGCATCAAGATCAAGATTGATCTGCCGGGCACTCGGGGAATCATCGAACCAAACCTCCGGATGCGGCGTGAGTTTTACAAGCAGGGTTGGTATGAGGACGACTTTACAAAAGCCCGCTGGACCATTAATTTCCCAGGCACAATCGCGCCTGATGCCACGATAGATTTCCAAGACACCCTTGGTGGCGAAATCCAACACACATTTTTCGACCCAACCGTTAAGGGCGCACGCGAGTCGCTTCGGGTATTGGAATATAAGTGCCAACCTGATAGCAACGACCAGTTCTGTGTAATCCAGGAGGAAGATACCCCTAATGCACAGATCAAGGACATTACTGATCGCGTGCGTAATGCACGGATTGACGCTGACCGGTCACTAAAGTTTGAAATTGAAAAACCAGAAGGTGGTTGGAAGGCTGATCACTACTACCGGGTGATCTATTATTCACAGACTGCAACCGGCAAACCTGCTCCAATTGGTAGCGACGATACTAATATCACCACTAACAACGTGGAGTCTCGTATCTTCGCCAAGAAATCTGATCAACATATTTACCGCACCCAGCGTTCTTCCGGAACTATCAGCGGCGTGATTGTACACAAGGGCAGCTTCCAGCTGACCAAGAAAGCGGCGCCTGGTTTAAGCGTTCCAGCTGGAACCATGTTTGAGGTCAAAGCAACCTATTCAAACCCAGGCCGTAAGATCAACGAGTCTGAGGTAGTCAAGGTAGCTGTTGACGGCACTGTTTCAGGTTCTAAGGAACTGCCAGCGGGTACCATCGTTACTCTTGAAGAAATCAACTTGGACAAGATTCCGGGCGTTAGCTTCGCAGAACCTGTATTTGCTTCGGCAAGTCCAGCCGACAACGTCGAGATTTTGGACAATGGCAAGAAGGCACGGTTTGCTATCAAGGGTGAAACTAATGTGGCGATCAGCTTGTTGAACTCGCCAGCAGTTACTGAAACTCCAAGTACTTCACCTTCAACTACACCATCGACCACTCCGCCGGTACCGCCAACTGTTCCACCAACACCAACTACAACACCTACGACTCCTGAGTCCACGACACCTACGACTCCTGAGTCGACCACACCTACGACTCCTGAGTCGACGACACCTACGACTCCACCAACTCAGCCGCCAGCTGCAGAAGGTTCTTCGAACCGTAACCTGTGGTGGATAGCACTCGTAGTGCCGATTCTTGCGGGTATGGTCTATGTCATCTACAACGTGATTAAGCGCGTGATCCCAGGCGCACCAGTTCCGCCACAAGGCCAAGAACCAGTTGCTCCTGCTCAGCCAAACCCGAAGGCTATCCCTAAGAAGTAA
- the glgB gene encoding 1,4-alpha-glucan branching protein GlgB has translation MSSSSESLRINNHDRTLLTHCRHHDPHSVYGWHPLDNGDAVLRTRQIGAKKVELVTKCGKTREMEPLGDDIFGLYIKKGGSGGGYGLRITWDNDAVTDTFDPYFFLPTLGELDIHLIREGRHERLWEVLGAHVREIETENFGPVSGTSFAVWAPNAAGVAVIGDFCGWNPNQYPMRSLGESGVWEIFIPGVGDGDVYKFAIHTQEGWRLDKADPMARRTEEPPRTGSIVTTSTYEWNDDQWLATRAETDHLSTPISIYEVHLGSWRQGLGYKELSTELVAYVKEMGYTHVEFMPIAEHPFGGSWGYQVSGYYAPTARWGSPDELRQLIDAFHAEGIGVIMDWVPAHFPKDDFALGRFDGQAVYEHPDWRRGEQMDWGTYVFDFGRNEVRNFLVANALYWLEEFHIDGLRVDAVASMLYLDYSRKEGEWLPNQYGGRENLEAVQFLQEMNATVHKLHQGVLTIAEESTSWPGVTSPTDFNGLGFNLKWNMGWMNDTLVYFSKDPIHRCYHHNDITFSMVYAYSENYCLPFSHDEVVHGKGSLWDRMPGDAWNKAAGLRALYAYMYAHPGKKLLFQGQEFGQVMEWSEARSIDWDDMVGWEGEYHVGISQLVKDLNELYAQSPALYTIDNNPEGFSWTKSDDAQNNILSFVRYGSDGSKMLCVFNFGGSSHPNYKFGVPESGMWKCILNTDAGVYEGANNLLEQEVAAWDTGWDGYEHSITLHIPAMSAQFYRWES, from the coding sequence ATGTCCAGCTCATCAGAATCACTGCGTATCAACAATCACGACCGCACGCTGCTGACCCACTGCCGCCACCACGACCCACATTCTGTTTACGGGTGGCACCCACTTGACAATGGTGACGCAGTATTGCGCACTCGCCAGATTGGTGCCAAAAAAGTCGAATTGGTAACCAAATGCGGCAAAACCCGCGAAATGGAGCCGTTGGGTGATGATATTTTTGGGCTATACATCAAAAAAGGCGGCTCCGGAGGCGGGTACGGTCTTCGCATCACCTGGGACAACGATGCTGTCACTGATACATTTGACCCCTATTTCTTCCTGCCTACTCTCGGCGAACTCGACATCCATTTGATCCGAGAAGGCCGCCACGAACGTTTATGGGAGGTACTCGGCGCTCATGTTCGCGAAATCGAGACCGAAAACTTCGGCCCGGTTTCCGGAACAAGTTTTGCAGTCTGGGCACCAAACGCAGCAGGCGTGGCCGTCATTGGTGACTTTTGCGGCTGGAATCCTAATCAATATCCAATGCGCAGCCTCGGCGAATCCGGGGTCTGGGAAATCTTCATACCGGGTGTGGGCGATGGGGATGTGTACAAATTCGCCATCCACACCCAGGAAGGATGGCGCTTAGACAAAGCCGACCCGATGGCTCGTCGGACCGAGGAACCGCCGCGCACTGGCTCCATCGTCACCACCTCCACCTACGAATGGAACGACGACCAGTGGCTAGCCACCCGGGCAGAGACTGACCATTTGAGCACCCCTATCAGCATCTATGAGGTGCATTTGGGTTCCTGGCGGCAAGGTTTAGGCTACAAAGAGCTGTCCACTGAATTAGTCGCATACGTGAAAGAGATGGGATACACCCACGTGGAGTTCATGCCGATCGCAGAGCACCCGTTTGGTGGATCGTGGGGCTATCAGGTGTCAGGTTACTACGCCCCCACAGCTAGGTGGGGCAGCCCCGACGAACTACGTCAGCTAATTGACGCTTTCCATGCTGAAGGCATCGGCGTCATCATGGACTGGGTACCCGCGCACTTCCCCAAAGATGATTTCGCTCTGGGACGCTTCGACGGCCAAGCCGTATACGAACACCCTGATTGGCGGCGCGGCGAGCAGATGGATTGGGGCACTTACGTCTTTGATTTCGGCCGTAACGAAGTGCGCAATTTCCTCGTGGCGAACGCATTGTACTGGCTGGAAGAATTCCACATTGACGGACTTCGGGTGGATGCAGTCGCATCCATGCTGTATCTGGATTATTCCCGTAAAGAAGGCGAATGGTTACCAAACCAATACGGTGGCCGCGAGAACCTAGAGGCTGTGCAATTCCTCCAAGAGATGAACGCCACGGTGCACAAACTGCATCAGGGTGTGCTCACCATCGCCGAAGAATCTACCTCATGGCCGGGTGTTACCAGCCCTACCGATTTCAACGGTTTAGGCTTCAACTTGAAGTGGAACATGGGGTGGATGAATGACACACTCGTGTATTTCTCCAAAGACCCAATCCACCGCTGCTACCATCACAACGACATCACGTTCTCCATGGTTTATGCCTATTCCGAGAACTATTGCCTGCCGTTTAGCCACGACGAAGTTGTCCACGGCAAGGGCTCGTTGTGGGATCGCATGCCTGGCGACGCTTGGAATAAGGCCGCTGGCCTGCGTGCCCTCTACGCCTACATGTATGCTCATCCTGGCAAGAAGCTGCTCTTCCAGGGGCAGGAATTTGGTCAGGTCATGGAGTGGAGCGAAGCCCGCAGCATTGATTGGGACGATATGGTCGGCTGGGAAGGCGAATACCATGTTGGAATCTCTCAGTTAGTCAAAGACCTCAACGAGCTGTATGCCCAGTCACCTGCGCTTTACACCATTGACAACAATCCTGAGGGCTTCAGCTGGACTAAGTCCGACGATGCGCAAAACAATATTTTGTCGTTTGTACGTTACGGAAGCGACGGTTCCAAGATGCTTTGCGTCTTTAACTTCGGTGGATCAAGCCATCCGAATTACAAATTTGGTGTCCCGGAGTCAGGCATGTGGAAGTGCATTCTCAACACCGACGCAGGAGTCTACGAAGGCGCAAACAACCTTTTAGAGCAAGAGGTTGCCGCGTGGGATACCGGTTGGGATGGCTACGAGCATTCAATCACACTCCATATCCCCGCTATGAGCGCCCAATTCTACCGTTGGGAGAGCTAA
- a CDS encoding maltotransferase domain-containing protein produces MTGRLAIEDVRPQISGRLYPSKAVVGELIPISAQVWREGHDAIAATLTINGPKNSQIAAYPLRITMHQDVDNQDLVHAFFVPDVPGTWTFHVDAWSDPMQTWRNAVTKKIEAGQSEEELANDLEHGASLFEKAAAQVTDEIQQQALLAVAEELRSDAPLRTRVAPGLSVEVLEILSEHPLRELLTNGLEHTVHVERREALVNSWYELFPRSTGGWDDRGLPTHGTFATTAAALDRVARMGFDTVYFPPIHPIGEINRKGRNNTLTPTPEDVGSPWAIGSRAGGHDTVHPDLGTIDDFVKLLDRAKDLNLEIALDLALQAAPDHPWAKEHTEFFTVLADGTIAYAENPPKKYQDIYPLNFDNDPQTIYAEIYRIVMFWVELGVTTFRVDNPHTKPTNFWNWLITKVHQTHPEVIFLAEAFTRPARLYGLAKVGFSQSYTYFTWKTTKDELRDFALEIAGMADVCRPNLFVNTPDILHESLQYGGRAMFAIRAALAATLSPIWGVYSGYELYEHQAVAPGSEEYLDSEKYELRPRDFEAAVKSGDSLEPYITLLNTIRRDKPALQQLRQIQFHHTANDQILAYSKVDPVTGDAVLVVINLDPNHAQETTVELNMAAVGQEYGAQFVARDLITNQDFNWSEKTFVRLDPNKDVAHILTLPQVVGEALAKIREREVRDYRA; encoded by the coding sequence GTGACTGGAAGACTCGCCATCGAAGATGTTCGCCCCCAAATCTCCGGCCGCCTGTACCCATCAAAAGCAGTTGTTGGCGAACTGATCCCCATTAGCGCCCAGGTGTGGCGCGAAGGACATGACGCCATCGCCGCAACGCTGACCATCAATGGGCCTAAGAACTCCCAGATTGCAGCCTATCCTTTAAGAATCACCATGCACCAGGACGTGGATAACCAAGATCTAGTGCATGCGTTTTTCGTCCCCGATGTTCCCGGCACGTGGACATTCCATGTCGATGCGTGGAGCGATCCTATGCAGACCTGGCGAAATGCGGTTACTAAGAAAATCGAAGCTGGCCAATCCGAAGAGGAGTTGGCAAACGATCTTGAACATGGCGCATCCCTCTTTGAAAAAGCCGCCGCCCAAGTTACCGACGAAATTCAACAGCAAGCACTCCTCGCGGTGGCAGAAGAGCTGCGCAGTGACGCGCCATTAAGAACTCGTGTTGCTCCTGGGCTATCAGTCGAAGTGTTAGAAATCCTCTCCGAACACCCGCTGCGCGAATTGTTGACCAACGGGTTGGAACACACCGTCCACGTCGAGCGTCGAGAAGCATTGGTTAACTCCTGGTACGAACTATTCCCCCGCTCTACCGGAGGCTGGGATGACCGTGGCCTTCCCACTCATGGCACCTTTGCCACAACAGCCGCCGCGCTTGACCGGGTAGCACGTATGGGATTCGATACTGTCTATTTCCCGCCAATTCACCCTATCGGCGAAATCAACCGCAAAGGCCGTAATAATACTCTCACCCCCACACCTGAGGATGTTGGTTCTCCCTGGGCAATCGGATCCCGCGCTGGTGGGCACGACACGGTACACCCTGATCTTGGTACGATCGACGACTTTGTTAAGCTTCTCGATCGTGCCAAAGACCTCAATCTTGAGATCGCCCTTGACCTAGCGCTTCAGGCCGCACCGGATCATCCGTGGGCCAAAGAACACACCGAATTTTTCACTGTGCTTGCTGATGGCACCATAGCCTATGCAGAAAACCCGCCGAAGAAATACCAAGACATCTACCCGCTTAATTTCGACAATGACCCCCAAACCATCTACGCCGAAATTTATCGGATAGTCATGTTCTGGGTTGAACTTGGGGTAACCACATTCCGGGTAGACAACCCACATACCAAACCCACAAATTTCTGGAATTGGCTGATCACTAAAGTTCATCAAACTCACCCCGAAGTGATCTTCCTCGCCGAAGCATTCACCCGACCCGCCCGGCTATATGGACTTGCCAAAGTTGGGTTCTCACAGTCCTATACGTATTTCACCTGGAAAACTACCAAAGATGAGTTGCGGGACTTTGCTTTGGAGATTGCAGGCATGGCGGATGTCTGCCGCCCAAATCTCTTCGTCAATACTCCCGACATTCTGCATGAGTCACTACAATATGGCGGCCGCGCCATGTTCGCTATTCGTGCCGCTCTAGCCGCTACCCTTTCACCAATCTGGGGAGTGTATTCCGGGTACGAGCTATACGAACATCAAGCCGTTGCACCTGGTAGTGAGGAATACCTCGATTCCGAGAAATACGAATTGCGGCCCCGGGACTTCGAGGCGGCAGTTAAAAGCGGCGACTCGCTTGAACCCTATATCACGTTGCTCAATACCATTCGCCGGGATAAGCCAGCTCTGCAGCAGTTACGTCAAATCCAATTCCATCACACGGCTAATGATCAAATTTTGGCGTATTCCAAGGTCGATCCTGTTACTGGCGATGCAGTGTTAGTGGTTATCAACCTCGATCCGAACCATGCGCAAGAAACTACCGTTGAATTAAACATGGCTGCGGTTGGACAGGAGTATGGTGCTCAGTTTGTTGCGCGTGATCTGATCACCAATCAAGACTTCAATTGGTCGGAAAAAACATTCGTCCGGCTAGATCCGAATAAGGACGTGGCACATATTCTGACGCTTCCTCAAGTTGTCGGTGAGGCATTGGCAAAGATTAGGGAGCGCGAGGTCCGCGATTACCGGGCTTAA
- a CDS encoding ABC transporter ATP-binding protein, with the protein MEPMSSAMLPPVSGDNQRDPDTLIDFEDVTFVRDGRTLLAPVTWKVELDERWVIIGPNGAGKTTLVRLAGAEEFPSGGKAWIMGERVGKTDMRDLRSMIGVSSSALGNRIPDGEKIEDLVVSAGYAILGRWREEYESLDLDRANDILEQVGAMHLADRTWGTLSEGERKRVLVARALMSNPELLLLDEPSAGMDLGGREDLVGYLGQLALDPDAPAIVMITHHVEEIPYGFTHAMLLDEGEVIAQGLIDDVLTSDNLTRTFHQAIQVDKIDGRFFARRLRTGGVHRKK; encoded by the coding sequence ATGGAACCTATGAGTAGTGCGATGCTTCCCCCCGTTTCTGGTGATAACCAGCGTGATCCTGATACCCTCATCGATTTTGAAGACGTCACGTTCGTTCGTGACGGGCGTACCTTGTTGGCACCGGTGACCTGGAAAGTTGAGCTGGATGAACGGTGGGTGATTATCGGGCCAAATGGCGCGGGTAAAACCACCCTAGTTCGATTGGCCGGGGCAGAGGAGTTTCCGTCTGGTGGAAAAGCATGGATCATGGGGGAGCGAGTCGGCAAGACCGATATGCGGGATCTGCGATCGATGATCGGGGTATCCTCATCAGCCTTAGGCAATCGCATACCAGATGGAGAAAAGATCGAAGACCTTGTTGTCTCAGCTGGCTACGCCATTCTAGGGCGCTGGCGAGAAGAATACGAATCGCTGGATCTGGATCGGGCTAACGACATTTTGGAACAAGTCGGTGCAATGCACTTGGCAGATCGTACATGGGGAACACTCAGCGAAGGTGAACGCAAACGTGTGCTCGTAGCCAGGGCCTTGATGTCCAACCCGGAGCTTTTGCTTCTCGACGAACCCAGTGCCGGCATGGACCTAGGTGGACGAGAAGATCTAGTCGGTTACCTAGGTCAACTGGCGCTCGACCCGGACGCTCCAGCAATCGTGATGATAACCCACCACGTAGAAGAAATTCCCTACGGTTTCACCCACGCGATGCTACTTGACGAAGGCGAAGTAATCGCCCAAGGGCTCATTGATGACGTCTTAACTTCGGACAATCTCACCCGCACGTTCCATCAAGCGATTCAAGTAGACAAGATCGACGGCCGTTTCTTCGCCCGCAGACTACGCACCGGTGGAGTTCATCGTAAGAAATAA
- a CDS encoding NUDIX hydrolase: MAAKVEGYGGAKLAVTVVLVRDGGTGIEVYVQERVSSMPTFPNATVFPGGGVDPRDFELDITPPAIGATPNSNAQTIDATWHGPDLDEWARRLHTDRSRARALVMAACRELFEESGTLLASYEDGRLITDATPFHAQRLALESHRLSFSQVLERNELMVRTDLLRPCSRWVSPQTDKHQFDMFSFVAVPPFGQEPDGQTREAASTGWFSPSLILDGWRAGLLQLVIPTWAHMLLLSEHDSVSSLMKTIENPTMEPIIGDPVGDPRYAEFFNFTPPRRF; encoded by the coding sequence GTGGCAGCAAAAGTGGAAGGCTATGGCGGTGCAAAGCTGGCTGTCACGGTCGTTCTGGTACGCGACGGTGGCACCGGAATAGAAGTATATGTACAAGAGCGCGTGTCCTCTATGCCCACCTTCCCCAACGCCACTGTTTTTCCCGGCGGTGGGGTAGACCCACGAGACTTCGAACTTGATATCACCCCGCCTGCCATTGGTGCCACACCAAACTCCAACGCTCAAACTATCGATGCCACCTGGCACGGCCCAGACCTAGATGAATGGGCACGCCGACTACATACAGACAGATCTAGAGCACGCGCTCTCGTCATGGCAGCCTGCCGAGAATTATTCGAAGAATCCGGCACCTTACTTGCATCCTATGAAGACGGCCGTCTTATCACCGACGCTACCCCCTTTCACGCACAACGGCTGGCCCTTGAGTCCCATCGGTTATCATTTTCCCAAGTACTAGAACGTAATGAACTAATGGTGCGAACGGACTTGTTGCGTCCCTGCTCCAGGTGGGTGAGCCCGCAAACTGATAAACACCAATTCGACATGTTCTCCTTTGTAGCGGTGCCACCCTTCGGTCAAGAACCTGATGGGCAAACTCGCGAAGCTGCCTCCACCGGGTGGTTCTCGCCATCGCTGATTCTCGATGGCTGGCGCGCCGGGTTACTCCAGCTAGTCATTCCAACTTGGGCACATATGCTGCTGCTGAGTGAACACGATTCGGTATCGTCACTAATGAAAACCATCGAGAACCCAACAATGGAACCTATCATTGGTGATCCGGTGGGGGATCCTCGCTACGCTGAATTTTTCAACTTCACCCCACCCCGGCGCTTTTGA
- a CDS encoding THUMP-like domain-containing protein: MSFTPTEVDFLRAHASDIATSLAQRCLTKENSVADAEFFRQQYGEFGRAVMELATARTKSSGKLPADWLVCNESAQQATPLLVADIRAERIHAVMQDALIHDVTCSIGTEGAAIRSYGMDYLGSDIDFSRLKMAKYNQEIVEKRVAIEQLGWCGIVASDALKPGVADAAGVVIADPARRSGGRRIAKPEDLIPPLSSVISAYRYPELAIKCAPGLDFSSWDGLVSVVSLNGGVKEACLYTPGLGLGVRREAVIIRDGAAENNVIDNTHPDDVEVSPPGRFIIDPDGAIVRAGLVRHYANREALWMLDERIAYLTGDKIPAGASGFEYIETVSLKKLKSVLRSYDCGSVEILVRGLDIDPDVLRKKLKLTGSTKLAVVLTRIGSAGVALVCKARQWA, translated from the coding sequence ATGAGTTTCACACCCACTGAAGTGGATTTCCTGCGCGCGCACGCTAGTGACATCGCAACTTCCCTTGCTCAGCGGTGCTTGACTAAAGAAAACTCCGTAGCTGATGCAGAATTTTTTCGGCAGCAGTATGGGGAATTTGGTCGCGCTGTGATGGAATTGGCCACTGCACGTACCAAAAGCTCGGGGAAACTTCCAGCTGATTGGTTGGTGTGTAATGAATCAGCTCAGCAAGCAACGCCCCTATTGGTGGCAGACATACGGGCTGAACGCATTCATGCGGTCATGCAGGATGCGCTTATCCATGATGTCACCTGTTCGATAGGCACTGAAGGTGCGGCAATCCGTTCCTATGGTATGGACTATCTTGGCAGTGATATTGACTTTTCCCGGCTGAAAATGGCGAAGTACAACCAGGAGATTGTGGAAAAACGTGTTGCCATTGAACAGCTTGGCTGGTGTGGGATTGTGGCATCTGATGCTCTTAAACCAGGTGTGGCGGACGCGGCAGGAGTGGTTATCGCTGATCCGGCGCGGCGATCGGGTGGCCGTCGAATTGCGAAACCGGAAGATCTAATCCCACCACTTTCATCAGTTATTTCTGCCTATCGGTATCCGGAACTGGCAATTAAATGTGCACCTGGTTTGGATTTTAGTTCTTGGGATGGATTGGTCAGCGTGGTTAGTCTCAACGGTGGTGTGAAAGAAGCATGTTTATATACTCCGGGCCTTGGTCTTGGTGTCCGGCGCGAGGCCGTTATTATCCGAGACGGCGCTGCGGAAAACAATGTGATTGACAACACTCACCCTGATGACGTTGAGGTTTCCCCACCAGGAAGATTTATTATCGACCCGGACGGCGCGATTGTGCGGGCCGGTTTGGTTCGCCATTACGCTAACCGAGAAGCTTTATGGATGCTTGACGAACGCATCGCGTATCTGACCGGTGATAAAATTCCTGCTGGCGCTAGCGGCTTTGAATACATTGAAACGGTGTCGCTTAAAAAATTAAAATCCGTTTTGCGCTCTTATGATTGCGGATCCGTGGAAATTCTGGTGCGAGGACTTGATATTGATCCAGACGTACTACGCAAGAAACTAAAACTTACAGGAAGTACGAAGCTTGCCGTTGTTCTGACCCGAATCGGAAGTGCAGGGGTGGCTTTAGTGTGCAAGGCCAGGCAGTGGGCCTGA